One window from the genome of Rhea pennata isolate bPtePen1 chromosome 16, bPtePen1.pri, whole genome shotgun sequence encodes:
- the C16H20orf96 gene encoding uncharacterized protein C20orf96 homolog isoform X2 has translation MDARGLVPNVMGDFKKTDYSKWQRIEAKERKSPAFKLTLPPITSEGKKKKGKKNKPVTFRLNKNPPLPSKTLPSQEKHGSFTQRKSSLKDAELAKNLEDIRIIKHLTKLKTNFIEELKQHSAYLAETNCRLIEDIQHTDDRTAKQARDLLQQYELFGTVKATMQNFTQNRLDAARAEFQEMEEKMEKNLGKLQQQLDEATSKVQVLQDELHVLRNYMDKEYPAKAVRIAFLLHKIQNLKKQQQYEIDETEALGKAFLEELEMQLRVEQEELLEGVMEEMLLNHDDLKQMFMSNNILQCEVERQREIVKDLAEEISELKRSIQTLQQSMGDPRELIFADILLRRPK, from the exons ATGGATGCGAGGGGCCTGGTCCCAAATGTTATGGGAGACTTTAAGAAAACA GATTACAGCAAGTGGCAGAGGATAGAAGCAAAGGAGAGGAAATCTCCAGCCTTCAAGTTGACTTTGCCACCGATCACAAGCGagggcaagaagaagaaaggaaagaagaacaaGCCAG tTACATTTAGGCTGAATAAAAATCCACCCTTGCCTTCAAAGACATTACCATCCCAAGAAAAACATGGAAGTTTTACTCAGAGAAAATCGTCACTCAAGGATGCTGAATTAGCTAAAAACTTGGAAGATATCAGAATTATCAAG CATCTGACCAAGTTGAAGACAAATTTCATAGAGGAACTGAAACAGCACAGTGCATACCTGGCAGAGACCAACTGCAGATTGATTGAGGACATTCAGCACACTGATGACCGCACTGCCAAGCAAGCCAGAGACCTGCTGCAGCAATATGAATTATTTGGG ACAGTCAAGGCAACGATGCAGAACTTCACTCAGAACCGGCTGGATGCAGCAAGAGCAGAATTCcaagaaatggaggaaaaaatggaaaagaaccTGGGAA AactacagcagcagctggatgaAGCCACTTCAAAGGTACAGGTTCTCCAGGATGAACTTCATGTGCTGCGGAACTACATGGACAAGGAATATCCAGCAAAAGCTGTCCGGATAGCTTTTCTGCTGCACAAGATCCAGAACCTGAAGAAGCAACAGCAG TATGAGATAGATGAGACAGAAGCACTGGGGAAAGCCTTCTTGGAGGAACTGGAAATGCAACTGCGGGTGGAACAGGAGGAGCTATTAGAGGGAGTGATGGAG GAGATGTTGCTGAATCATGATGACCTGAAGCAGATGTTTATGAGCAATAACATTCTGCAATGTGAAGTAGAGAGGCAAAGGGAG ATTGTTAAAGACCTGGCAGAGGAGATAAGCGAGCTGAAAAGAAGCATCCAGACACTTCAGCAGAGCATGGGAGATCCAAGAGAGCTCATCTTTGCTGACATTCTTCTCCGCAGACCCAAGTAA
- the C16H20orf96 gene encoding uncharacterized protein C20orf96 homolog isoform X1: MDARGLVPNVMGDFKKTDYSKWQRIEAKERKSPAFKLTLPPITSEGKKKKGKKNKPVTFRLNKNPPLPSKTLPSQEKHGSFTQRKSSLKDAELAKNLEDIRIIKHLTKLKTNFIEELKQHSAYLAETNCRLIEDIQHTDDRTAKQARDLLQQYELFGTVKATMQNFTQNRLDAARAEFQEMEEKMEKNLGKLQQQLDEATSKVQVLQDELHVLRNYMDKEYPAKAVRIAFLLHKIQNLKKQQQYEIDETEALGKAFLEELEMQLRVEQEELLEGVMEEMLLNHDDLKQMFMSNNILQCEVERQREIVKDLAEEISELKRSIQTLQQSMGDPRELIFADILLRRPKCTPDTEVVLNIPTEETSLI; encoded by the exons ATGGATGCGAGGGGCCTGGTCCCAAATGTTATGGGAGACTTTAAGAAAACA GATTACAGCAAGTGGCAGAGGATAGAAGCAAAGGAGAGGAAATCTCCAGCCTTCAAGTTGACTTTGCCACCGATCACAAGCGagggcaagaagaagaaaggaaagaagaacaaGCCAG tTACATTTAGGCTGAATAAAAATCCACCCTTGCCTTCAAAGACATTACCATCCCAAGAAAAACATGGAAGTTTTACTCAGAGAAAATCGTCACTCAAGGATGCTGAATTAGCTAAAAACTTGGAAGATATCAGAATTATCAAG CATCTGACCAAGTTGAAGACAAATTTCATAGAGGAACTGAAACAGCACAGTGCATACCTGGCAGAGACCAACTGCAGATTGATTGAGGACATTCAGCACACTGATGACCGCACTGCCAAGCAAGCCAGAGACCTGCTGCAGCAATATGAATTATTTGGG ACAGTCAAGGCAACGATGCAGAACTTCACTCAGAACCGGCTGGATGCAGCAAGAGCAGAATTCcaagaaatggaggaaaaaatggaaaagaaccTGGGAA AactacagcagcagctggatgaAGCCACTTCAAAGGTACAGGTTCTCCAGGATGAACTTCATGTGCTGCGGAACTACATGGACAAGGAATATCCAGCAAAAGCTGTCCGGATAGCTTTTCTGCTGCACAAGATCCAGAACCTGAAGAAGCAACAGCAG TATGAGATAGATGAGACAGAAGCACTGGGGAAAGCCTTCTTGGAGGAACTGGAAATGCAACTGCGGGTGGAACAGGAGGAGCTATTAGAGGGAGTGATGGAG GAGATGTTGCTGAATCATGATGACCTGAAGCAGATGTTTATGAGCAATAACATTCTGCAATGTGAAGTAGAGAGGCAAAGGGAG ATTGTTAAAGACCTGGCAGAGGAGATAAGCGAGCTGAAAAGAAGCATCCAGACACTTCAGCAGAGCATGGGAGATCCAAGAGAGCTCATCTTTGCTGACATTCTTCTCCGCAGACCCAA